A stretch of the Eulemur rufifrons isolate Redbay chromosome 20, OSU_ERuf_1, whole genome shotgun sequence genome encodes the following:
- the LOC138401118 gene encoding LOW QUALITY PROTEIN: conserved oligomeric Golgi complex subunit 5-like (The sequence of the model RefSeq protein was modified relative to this genomic sequence to represent the inferred CDS: inserted 1 base in 1 codon) — translation MAAMDKTMLRPSSLRVADDPSYTSPSSHRAVIVEQLAKLAQGISQLDKELHLQVQHLQKVLAKKRDPVSHICFIEEILKDGQPEIFYKFWNSVTEALPSQFHGTINTSAFLKQACEGEYPKLLRLYNDFWKRLQQYSQNIQGNFNASGTTDLFVDLQHMEDDTQDIFIPKKPDYDPERALKDSLQPYEAAYLSKSLSRLFDPINLVFPPGGLNPPSSDXLDGIIKTIASELNVAAVDANLTLAVSKNVAKTIQLYGVKSEQLLSTQGDASQVIGPLTEGQRRNVAVVNSLYKLHQSVTKVVSSQSSFPPAAEQTIISALKGIHALMENAVQPLLTSVGDAIEAMIVTMHQEDFSGSLSSSGKLDVPCSLYMKELQGFIARVMSDYFKHFECLDFVFDNTEAIAQRAIELFIRHASLIRPLGEGGKMRLAADFAQMQLAVGPFCRRVSNLGKSYRMLRSFRPLLFQTSENVANSPTLGDIIPFSIVIQFLFTRAPAEMKSLLQKAEWSHARFSQWLDDHPSEKDRLLLIRGDLEAYVQTVRSREGKEFAPVYPIMVQLLQKAMSALQ, via the exons atggctgccatggacaaaactatgctgaggcctagctcacttcgTGTGGCCGATG acccctcttaTACTTCTCCATCTAGTCACCGAGCTGTAATTGTTGAACAACTAGCAAAACTTGCCCAAGGAATCAGTCAGTTGGATAAAGAACTACATCTACAG GTACAACATCTACAAAAAGTATTAGCCAaaaagagagaccctgtttctcaTATTTGTTTCATTGAAGAAATACTTAAGGATGGACAACCTGAAATTTTCTACAAGTTTTGGAATTCAGTTACTGAGGCACTTCCTTCTCAATTTCATGGGACAATAAACACTTCTGCGTTTTTGAAACAGGCATGTGAAGGAGAATACCCTAAATTATTGCGTCTCTATAATGACTTCTGGAAGCGTCTTCAACAATACAGTCAAAATATCCAAGGGAATTTTAATGCAAGTGGAACTACAGACCTCTTTGTTGACCTACAGCACATGGAAGATGATACACAAGATATATTCATACCAAAAAAGCCAGATTATGATCCAGAAAGGGCTTTGAAAGACTCACTGCAGCCCTATGAGGCTGCTTACCTGTCAAAATCCTTATCCCGGCTCTTCGATCCTATCAACTTGGTGTTTCCCCCTGGTGGTCTAAATCCTCCTTCCTCTG AACTTGATGGTATCATTAAAACTATAGCAAGTGAACTAAATGTAGCTGCTGTTGATGCAAACCTCACATTAGCTGTGTCAAAAAACGTGGCAAAGACCATTCAGTTATATGGTGTAAAATCAGAGCAGCTTCTTTCCACACAAGGAGATGCAAGTCAGGTGATTGGGCCTCTTACTGAAGGACAGAGAAGAAATGTGGCAGTAGTGAATTCACTGTACAAGTTGCACCAGTCAGTAACAAAGGTAGTTTCCAGTCAGAGCTCGTTCCCACCGGCAGCTGAGCAAACTATAATTTCAGCCCTAAAGGGGATCCATGCTCTTATGGAAAATGCTGTGCAACCCTTACTGACTTCAGTGGGAGATGCTATAGAGGCCATGATCGTCACCATGCATCAGGAAGATTTTTCTGGGTCACTATCCAGCTCAGGAAAGCTCGATGTTCCTTGTTCTCTGTACATGAAGGAGCTACAAGGTTTCATTGCCAGAGTTATGAGTGATTATTTTAAACACTTTGAATGCTTAGATTTTGTCTTTGATAACACTGAAGCTATTGCCCAAAGAGCAATTGAACTTTTTATCCGCCACGCCAGTCTCATCAGACCTCTTGGTGAAGGTGGGAAAATGCGACTTGCTGCTGATTTTGCACAGATGCAGTTGGCTGTGGGTCCCTTCTGCAGACGAGTTTCCAACTTAGGAAAGTCCTATCGAATGCTGAGGTCATTCAGACCACTGCTCTTCCAGACAAGTGAAAATGTGGCCAATAGTCCTACACTCGGGGACATCATTCCTTTCAGCATCGTCATTCAGTTTTTGTTCACAAGAGCACCTGCTGAGATGAAGTCCCTGCTCCAGAAGGCAGAGTGGTCCCACGCACGCTTCTCTCAGTGGCTGGACGACCATCCGTCTGAAAAGGACAGGCTCCTCCTCATCAGGGGAGACCTGGAAGCTTACGTCCAGACAGTGAGAAGTAGAGAAGGCAAAGAATTTGCACCAGTTTATCCCATAATGGTTCAGCTGCTTCAAAAAGCTATGTCTGCTCTTCAGTAA